The genomic DNA CCTGATCCGTGTCGACCTCGACGACGTGGCCCAAAAAGGAGTTGCGGGCCGAAGTGCGTTTGCGCATGGCCTCGTAGGCGTTGCGCACGATGGACTGCACGTCGCCCGGCGAAAACTGCTGGAAGTTGGCGGTCAGATCCAGGGAGGACTGCCCCAGGACTTCCTTGACGATGGTGATGGGCACGCCGCTGCGGAGCATCTCAACGGCCCGGGTGTTGCGCAGGGACTTGGGACAGACAAGGTCCTTGGACAAGCCGCATTCCTTGCCGCGCTCATAACAAATGCGCCGGAAATAGCCGGGGTCCACCCTGAAAAGCTCCCCGCGCAACCCGCAGCCCATAGGACTCTCCCGGAACGCGGCCAGCTCGGCGAAAAAGTCCTCGGGCAGCGGGACCTCGCGAATCCGGTCCTCCTTCCCCAAACGCACAAACGGCCCCTGTGCGTCAAACGCCTCGGCGTCGTCCAACGACAGGATTTCCCCGAGACGCGCGCCGGTATGGCGGACAAGCTGAAAGACCAGCCACAGCCGGGTCCTGGCCCGGACGCTGTCCATACGCCTGGCCGAATCCTTCCATTTCCTGAAAGATTCTTCCAGAGCGTTCATTTGCGACGGTTCCAGGTAGCTCACCTGATCCGAAACGCTGAAAAATTCGCGGGGGCACACCTTGCCCGAAGCCCTGTCTTCTCGCATGAAACCATCACCTGCCGAATTATCACGCCTTTATCCATTCGCGTGACTTGGTTGCGACATAACAGCACAGAACATAGGGAATTTAACGACGGGGCACAACCCGTTCGCAAACAGCCCACCCGCCGCGCCGAACGCGGCGGCGCAAGGAGAACCACCATGCACCGCATCCGTTTCTGTGCCGTCATGCTCACTCTGCTTCTCGCCCTGCCCACGAGCGCCTTCGCGGGCGACAAAGTCGTCCTGGCCGCCGGGGCTGGCTACAAGAAGATGGTCAACGCGCTCAACACGGCCTACGAAAAGAAAACCGGCCGATCCATGGACCTCATTTACGGCAACATGGGCAGAGTGACCACGCTGGCCAAGGAAAGCGGCAAGGTGGACATCGTCCTGGGCGACCGGCAGTTCCTTATCGTTCGGGCGGACCTGCCCGTGACCGAGGAGACCGAGCTGGGCCGGGGAAAGCTGGTCCTGGCGTTCGCCAAAGGGTCCGAATTTTC from Pseudodesulfovibrio thermohalotolerans includes the following:
- a CDS encoding TOBE domain-containing protein encodes the protein MREDRASGKVCPREFFSVSDQVSYLEPSQMNALEESFRKWKDSARRMDSVRARTRLWLVFQLVRHTGARLGEILSLDDAEAFDAQGPFVRLGKEDRIREVPLPEDFFAELAAFRESPMGCGLRGELFRVDPGYFRRICYERGKECGLSKDLVCPKSLRNTRAVEMLRSGVPITIVKEVLGQSSLDLTANFQQFSPGDVQSIVRNAYEAMRKRTSARNSFLGHVVEVDTDQVMAQVVLETRSNLKICAVITMDSLRNLKIQPGSPVVATVKAPLVNVLRRAERLSGSARNCLEARILRVTDTPVLTEVLGRLPDGTDVCALISALSARDLALEPGDEVEFWFKAMSVVLNTVQL